The Diorhabda sublineata isolate icDioSubl1.1 chromosome 6, icDioSubl1.1, whole genome shotgun sequence genome includes a window with the following:
- the LOC130445641 gene encoding arf-GAP with Rho-GAP domain, ANK repeat and PH domain-containing protein 2, translating to MEPLPSPRLRELKKPVPTPRRSIKSNLQQISEHSKSEESAKEHLSNVLNIPPPKIETNNKLVSTESLCSSNEETTHTNTLTRKVSSVSKQLADDISQLVQDRKRAVIEGTRQSVRRITRRFSSSSQSENASEETEPPMKGDEDSISLFSAITFSSPLFSSENIYNNAESESRSTSSEENSIGLPPPSHPPPPLPDESLYDAPSSISSSGNSGNSFPSKRENYESVFPIVCEPNVSNVNDNFNYLFRSDSWKFYDSVTSKDGKTNCVNPLDNTSKGSDTKINNEDLNLQVTEKVERSASGRSTVYENHEIQLQIPPTRPPRPSKSVILQFDPLTRPENIPISLDIGPSPNDIKSLEEMLQGDLYGNISNAHTLDEWSISNDSETDDVISPPTPPIRVDSLPEDEQETEKNNQKSKTNWYTQDNQESKPTLTEPKKSNWFKQVKGVLEKAPEVVRGIKNRDNVVNRAAIGVNMIIQKKGMLYKVQNGPVEDLFGEYSGRWCILENSSLLCYSDNSCQNLKEHFPAQNILSVQLLQDKKYNYKYDNDELYCFELNTTGKTRGGHIYGSRNSAERRIWVQFICESLTCRFSTKITTNINRMGWAYLREGVSGKWMGAWIVLTQREFCYVVDGQPVKHMDLRKARCIVLQPYSDTDNNPKTNDKGPNMLIDCPNMVLYLRMWTSRETKVWCHIVKLEAHNNGANIDQHQLTKNDIPVVVEKCINFIYAHGSMTEGIYRRPGQGSLVSELLTKFRKDAFAVQLTSDLCTELEVATALKRFFRDLPEPLLGSNQRQYFYEVSKHKNKEEKIRMYKAALDQLPTVSYNTTRKLIGHLHFISSQSSKNLMTVENLSSIWGPTLMHYEDVDGEINVNHDHQLDTEVVSQLIRYYRHIFPEDPGDLEKEKMMLRVLEKYSKSQQSKVANKSAGDLRIWVYLHNKEGQSYNVSVGPNKTAYDICKELSSNIKFAVHELVLEEIILNDKLIRPIHYQEKVLNVVLKWGYWDEQDRKDNYLTLAPLSKYWEYILDKPYPVSGEMRFADSKTRLFKLFTFQFSQGKLTCFKDKSGEVTLNCWNIEDIVWYLGHESKRSTQSRWTITFIDANSHPIRSKNSPYFGSVLVWNDAATRANWLSAMLKARYPNNLTPPPNLVSIE from the exons ATGGAACCTTTACCAAGTCCACGTTTAAGAGAGTTGAAAAAACCCGTACCTACACCTAGACGAAGTATTAAAAGCAATTTGCAACAAATTTCTGAACATTCTAAAAGTGAAGAATCTGCGAAAGAACATTTGAGCAACGTTTTGAATATTCCACCACCAAAAATcgaaactaataataaattagtgtCTACAGAAAGTTTATGCAGCAGCAATGAAGAAACTACACACACAAATACGTTAACGAGGAAAGTAAGTTCAGTATCAAAACAATTAGCCGATGATATAAGTCAACTTGTACAAGATAGAAAAAGAGCAGTGATTGAGGGAACTAGACAAAGTGTTAGAAGAATTACTAGAAGATTCAGTTCAAGTTCTCAGAGTGAAAATGCTTCAGAAGAAACGGAACCGCCCATGAAAGGTGACGAAGATAGTATCAGTCTATTTAGTGCTATAACATTTAGTTCACCCCTGTTttcatcagaaaatatttataataatgcaGAAAGTGAGAGTAGATCTACTTCATCTGAAGAAAATTCAATCGGATTGCCACCTCCAAGTCATCCTCCACCTCCTTTACCAGATGAAAGCTTATATGACGCCCCATCATCAATTTCTTCCAGTGGAAATTCTGGGAATTCGTTTCCTTCAAAACgtgaaaattatgaaagtgTTTTTCCGATTGTTTGTGAACCAAATGTTAGTAATGTCAATGATAATTTTAACTACTTATTTCGATCAGACTCTTGGAAATTTTATGATAGTGTTACTTCTAAGGATGGTAAAACAAATTGTGTTAATCCTCTAGATAATACTTCAAAAGGATCAgatacaaaaatcaataatgaagATCTCAATTTACAAGTTACTGAAAAGGTGGAAAGATCGGCGAGTGGAAGGAGTACTGTGTATGAAAACCATGAAATTCAGCTACAAATTCCACCTACAAGACCTCCACGTCCGTCAAAGAGTGTTATTTTACAGTTTGATCCTTTAACAAGGCCGGAAAATATTCCTATATCAT tGGATATAGGTCCATCTCCAAATGATATTAAATCCCTGGAAGAAATGCTACAAGGGGATCTATACGGAAACATATCAAATGCACACACTCTCGACGAGTGGAGCATATCCAACGATTCCGAAACTGATGACGTCATTAGTCCTCCTACTCCTCCCATACGTGTAGATTCATTACCAGAAGATGAACAAGAAACCGAAAAAAACAATCAGAAATCAAAAACTAACTGGTACACTCAAG ATAACCAAGAATCGAAACCGACTTTAACAGAACCGAAAAAATCCAATTGGTTCAAACAGGTGAAGGGTGTATTGGAAAAAGCACCTGAAGTAGTTAGAGGTATCAAAAATAGAGATAATGTTGTAAATAGAGCAGCCATAGGTGTTAATATGATCATACAAAAGAAAGGGATGCTTTATAAAGTACAAAACGGACCAGTTGAAGATTTGTTTGGCGAATACAGCGGTAGATGGtgtattttggaaaattctaGTCTGTTGTGCTATTCCGATAATTCTTGCCAGAATCTGAAGGAACATTTTCCggctcaaaatattttgagtgtTCAATTGCTGCAGGATAAGAAGTATAATTACAA GTATGATAACGATGAACTCTACTGTTTCGAGTTGAATACCACTGGGAAAACGAGAGGCGGGCACATTTATGGTTCAAGAAATAGCGCTGAACGGAGAATTTGGGTTCAATTCATCTGCGAATCGCTCACGTGCAGGTTCTCCACTAAAATAACAACCAACATAAATCGAATGGGATGGGCGTATCTTCGAGAAG GTGTTAGTGGTAAATGGATGGGAGCTTGGATAGTGTTAACACAAAGGGAATTTTGTTATGTGGTTGACGGTCAGCCTGTTAAACATATGGACTTGAGGAAAGCGAGGTGCATTGTTTTGCAACCATATTCGGATACTGATAACAATCCCAAAACCAACGACAAAGGTCCAAATATGTTGATCGATTGTCCGAATATGGTGTTATATTTGAGAATGTGGACTTCGAGGGAAACTAAG GTTTGGTGCCACATAGTGAAATTAGAAGCACATAACAACGGGGCAAATATCGATCAACACCAACTAACCAAAAATGATATTCCTGTGGTAGTTGAGAAATGTATTAACTTCATTTATGCGCATG gtAGTATGACTGAAGGTATTTACCGAAGACCTGGACAAGGTTCTCTGGTTTCAGAGCTACTAACAAAATTCAGAAAAGACGCTTTCGCCGTCCAATTAACCAGCGATTTATGTACAGAACTCGAAGTAGCAACGGCgttgaaaagattttttagaGATTTACCGGAACCTCTGTTGGGTAGTAACCAACGTCAGTACTTTTACGAAGTTTCCA AACataaaaacaaagaagaaaagatAAGAATGTATAAGGCTGCATTGGATCAATTACCTACGGTGTCTTATAATACAACAAGGAAATTAATCGGTCACCTACATTTCATAAGTTCTCAAAGTTCTAAAAATTTGATGACTGTCGAGAACCTCTCCAGCATATGGGGTCCTACTTTAATGCATTACGAG GATGTAGACGGTGAAATAAACGTAAATCATGACCATCAACTCGATACCGAAGTAGTTAGTCAATTGATAAGATATTATCGACACATATTTCCCGAAGATCCTGGGgatttggaaaaagaaaagatgATGTTGAGGGTGCTCGAGAAATATTCTAAATCACAACAAAGTAAAGTTGCAAATAAATCGGCAGGTGATTTAAGAATATGGGTATATCTTCATAATAAGGAAGGTCAATCTTATAACGTTTCG gtgGGCCCAAATAAAACTGCTTATGATATTTGTAAAGAATTAAGCTCTAATATCAAATTTGCTGTTCACGAACTGGTTTTGGAAGAGATCATTTTGAACGATAAACTAATAAGGCCGATACATTACCAAGAAAAG GTTCTCAATGTCGTCTTGAAATGGGGATACTGGGATGAACAAGACAGgaaagataattatttaacaCTGGCGCCTTTATCCAAATATTGGgaatatattttggataaaCCATATCCTGTATCAGGAGAAATGAGATTCGCGGATAGCAAAACGAGACTGTTTAAATTATTCACTTTCCAATTTTCTCAAGGAAAATTGACTTGTTTCAAAGATAAATCg gGAGAAGTTACTTTAAATTGTTGGAATATCGAAGATATAGTTTGGTATTTGGGTCACGAATCAAAACGTAGTACACAATCGAGATGGACAATCACTTTCATCGATGCCAATTCGCATCCCATCAGATCGAAAAATTCTCCTTATTTTGGATCAGTATTAGTTTGGAACGATGCCGCTACAAGAGCTAATTGGTTGAGCGCCATGTTGAAAGCCAGATATCCCAATAACCTAACGCCGCCTCCAAATTTGGTGTCTATCGAGtaa